The proteins below are encoded in one region of Candidatus Thermoplasmatota archaeon:
- the nuoK gene encoding NADH-quinone oxidoreductase subunit NuoK translates to MIPLEYELALAGILFGIGIFGIIYRKNAIIVLMSVEIILNAAIMNLVAFSSYAINPITGDPGGQVFAVLAIAIAAGEVCIGLGIYIVYFRSRKDINLEEATRLR, encoded by the coding sequence TTGATACCGCTGGAGTACGAACTGGCACTCGCGGGCATCCTCTTCGGCATAGGGATCTTTGGCATCATCTACCGCAAGAACGCGATCATCGTCCTGATGTCCGTGGAGATCATCCTCAACGCCGCGATAATGAACCTGGTGGCGTTCTCCTCCTACGCGATCAACCCTATCACAGGGGACCCGGGAGGTCAGGTCTTCGCGGTCCTCGCCATCGCGATCGCCGCGGGAGAGGTGTGCATAGGACTGGGGATCTACATCGTGTACTTCCGATCGAGGAAGGACATCAATCTTGAAGAGGCGACGAGGTTGAGGTAA
- a CDS encoding NADH-quinone oxidoreductase subunit J, with the protein MEWDLVWFLALAIIEIVGTLAVVLSRKLVHSAFWLAVTLITMSGIYILLKSEFVALIQLLVYAGAVPILFLFGIVLTRRGEEE; encoded by the coding sequence ATGGAATGGGACCTCGTCTGGTTCCTCGCTCTCGCGATCATCGAGATCGTCGGCACCCTGGCGGTTGTGCTGTCGCGGAAGCTGGTCCACAGCGCCTTCTGGCTCGCGGTGACGCTTATCACGATGAGCGGCATCTACATACTGCTCAAATCGGAGTTCGTCGCTCTCATCCAGTTATTGGTCTACGCCGGCGCCGTCCCGATCCTGTTCTTGTTCGGGATTGTGCTCACTAGAAGGGGGGAGGAGGAGTGA
- a CDS encoding 4Fe-4S binding protein, giving the protein MADKSGLMNYFLKPLYVSMKQTFKSLLKPETILIPYESAEERAALREGFRGQHSIDWGRCIGCGLCSRVCPNQCITMEKIEVESTKSLRSTQDEKKGVISRPAVDIGVCLYCGFCGEYCPTGAWEYTTIVELAEFEREDLVLSAEALRKDTEGEKVPVANRIEENPQLDAETCIGCKRCERNCPTRCIEMVPGPKMRKDKPIPNPKFDYSVCVGCKTCVEVCPSDSLRMEVR; this is encoded by the coding sequence ATGGCCGACAAGTCGGGTCTGATGAACTACTTCCTGAAACCTCTGTACGTCTCGATGAAGCAGACGTTCAAGTCGCTGCTCAAGCCCGAGACCATTCTGATCCCGTATGAGTCCGCCGAGGAGAGGGCCGCCCTGCGCGAGGGCTTCCGAGGACAGCATTCGATAGACTGGGGCAGGTGCATAGGCTGCGGGCTCTGCTCGCGCGTCTGCCCGAACCAGTGCATCACCATGGAGAAGATCGAGGTCGAGAGCACCAAGTCGCTGAGGTCGACGCAGGACGAGAAGAAGGGCGTGATATCCCGCCCGGCCGTGGACATCGGGGTCTGCCTGTACTGCGGCTTCTGCGGCGAGTACTGCCCGACCGGCGCCTGGGAGTACACGACCATCGTCGAGCTGGCGGAGTTCGAGCGGGAGGACCTCGTACTGTCGGCAGAGGCGCTGCGCAAGGACACGGAGGGCGAGAAGGTCCCGGTCGCGAACAGAATCGAGGAGAACCCGCAGCTGGACGCGGAGACGTGCATCGGCTGCAAGCGCTGCGAGCGCAACTGCCCGACGCGGTGCATCGAGATGGTCCCCGGACCGAAGATGCGCAAGGACAAGCCCATACCGAACCCGAAGTTCGACTACTCCGTCTGCGTGGGCTGCAAGACGTGCGTCGAGGTCTGCCCCTCGGACTCGCTGCGGATGGAGGTGCGCTAG
- the nuoH gene encoding NADH-quinone oxidoreductase subunit NuoH, translating to MSGLFDLGGWSREISAFVSGILAWLADLLGGWIPWFHDVANWFRSDAVIEFWGFAIAVVIMLVFAVINLLVVLWMERKLYGRLQDRRGVMVPHPWKKIHKGTGFLQNMADGIKLVMKESITPRNADKSMFHAAPAIIFISSVMAYAAIPLSTTFVLADLELGLIFIVAMFALSPLAVLIAGWASGNKYTLIGGMRGAAQMLAYEIPLLLCIAGVAIMAGSLNPMEVVAAQQRTSVLGIENWYFIPQFIGFVVFMVAILAELEKLPFDIPEAESELVEGWLTEITDIRFGLIFMSKWMKGWAAAALVVLLFFGGWSGPFFPQEVWFMIKTYIVFAFFVWIAWILPRIRIDQILKIGWYELVPLSFATILIAVALKFLSHFGMGWF from the coding sequence ATGAGCGGACTCTTCGACCTCGGAGGATGGAGCCGGGAGATCTCGGCCTTTGTCAGCGGCATTCTGGCCTGGCTCGCGGACCTGCTCGGCGGCTGGATCCCATGGTTCCATGACGTGGCGAACTGGTTCAGGAGCGACGCGGTCATCGAATTCTGGGGCTTCGCCATCGCGGTCGTGATCATGCTCGTGTTCGCCGTCATCAACCTCCTCGTCGTCCTGTGGATGGAGAGGAAGCTCTACGGAAGGTTGCAGGACAGGAGGGGAGTGATGGTCCCGCACCCGTGGAAGAAGATACACAAGGGGACGGGCTTCCTGCAGAACATGGCGGACGGCATCAAGCTCGTCATGAAGGAGAGCATAACGCCTCGGAACGCGGACAAGTCCATGTTCCACGCCGCCCCCGCCATCATATTCATCTCGTCCGTCATGGCCTACGCGGCCATCCCGCTGAGCACGACATTCGTGCTGGCGGACCTCGAACTCGGGCTCATTTTCATCGTGGCGATGTTCGCACTGTCCCCTCTCGCCGTCCTGATCGCGGGCTGGGCGAGCGGCAACAAGTACACGCTCATCGGGGGTATGAGAGGGGCCGCGCAGATGCTCGCCTACGAGATTCCGCTGCTCCTGTGCATCGCGGGCGTGGCGATAATGGCGGGCTCCCTCAACCCCATGGAGGTCGTTGCGGCTCAGCAGAGGACATCCGTCCTGGGGATCGAGAACTGGTACTTCATCCCGCAGTTCATAGGCTTCGTCGTGTTCATGGTCGCCATCCTGGCGGAGCTGGAGAAGCTCCCCTTCGACATCCCAGAGGCGGAGTCGGAGCTCGTGGAGGGCTGGCTCACCGAGATCACGGACATCAGGTTCGGCCTCATCTTCATGTCCAAGTGGATGAAGGGCTGGGCGGCCGCCGCCCTCGTCGTGCTCCTCTTCTTCGGCGGGTGGTCCGGACCGTTCTTCCCGCAAGAGGTCTGGTTCATGATCAAGACATACATCGTCTTCGCGTTCTTCGTATGGATAGCCTGGATCCTGCCCAGGATCAGGATAGACCAGATACTCAAGATAGGCTGGTACGAGCTCGTGCCCCTGAGCTTCGCGACCATCCTCATCGCGGTGGCGTTGAAGTTCCTGTCACACTTTGGGATGGGGTGGTTCTGA